The following are encoded together in the Flammeovirga agarivorans genome:
- a CDS encoding alginate export family protein: protein MVNSKWNICFLLIFLIPLFSEGQDSLSWPLESYQDRRYKENWKLDDWSERRSRAQDWSDLIKNVPLSNNHKIWASFGGQVRLRYMPTVNEEFMSQNSGLFTFRTRAHADIHFGDNFRVFAEGIYSNTTKDNSDRLGAGTPVTDGAFLNLFAEYRFDLYNNTFMGVWAGRRELQGGHERLLSPGNWLITRRSFDGAGFYVGNKSDKLVAFVSKPVIPVPDGYTTRDENTTFWGVRYESMDVAYSTTAGFGVPSWSSFDRTYFEPYFYGLHRNNAVYEEGTANEQRYTAGFLLAGPIKRIFNYEVEAMYQFGSFGDQNISAYSITTEFGVSFPKVPLQPHVWVGFDYSSGDQNKGDNTLGTFNPLFPQVAQFFGEHGAMDRKNLTSISANVDFTVFNIVKSRLTYWNFQRSSLNDAVYNTSNGILRTGESNSRDLGDSMQLSSVITLNRHWEICATYNFWVPGQYFWETQSGNAHTQHFFMLTTQFTF, encoded by the coding sequence ATGGTAAACTCTAAATGGAATATTTGTTTCCTTCTGATTTTTTTGATTCCACTTTTTTCAGAAGGACAGGATAGTCTTTCTTGGCCTTTGGAAAGTTATCAGGATCGTCGATATAAAGAAAATTGGAAATTAGATGATTGGTCAGAAAGAAGATCAAGAGCACAAGATTGGTCTGATTTAATCAAGAATGTACCCCTTTCTAATAATCACAAGATATGGGCTTCTTTTGGTGGACAAGTAAGATTACGTTACATGCCTACAGTAAATGAAGAGTTTATGTCTCAGAATTCTGGATTGTTCACTTTTAGAACAAGGGCACATGCTGACATTCACTTTGGAGACAATTTTAGAGTATTTGCCGAAGGTATTTATTCCAATACTACCAAAGATAATAGCGACCGTTTAGGAGCAGGAACACCCGTAACTGATGGTGCTTTTTTAAATCTCTTTGCAGAATATAGATTTGATCTCTATAACAATACATTTATGGGTGTATGGGCAGGTAGAAGAGAACTTCAAGGCGGGCATGAAAGGTTACTTTCACCAGGAAACTGGCTTATTACAAGACGTTCTTTTGATGGGGCAGGGTTTTATGTGGGTAATAAAAGTGATAAGCTTGTTGCCTTTGTGAGCAAACCTGTCATTCCTGTTCCAGATGGATACACAACAAGAGATGAGAATACAACATTTTGGGGAGTAAGGTATGAATCTATGGATGTCGCTTACTCTACAACTGCTGGATTTGGAGTGCCAAGTTGGTCTTCTTTTGATCGTACCTATTTTGAACCTTACTTCTATGGTTTACATAGAAATAATGCTGTTTATGAAGAAGGAACTGCCAATGAACAAAGGTATACAGCGGGTTTTCTACTTGCGGGTCCTATCAAAAGAATCTTTAACTATGAAGTAGAAGCGATGTATCAATTTGGTTCCTTCGGAGATCAAAACATTAGTGCCTACTCAATCACAACAGAGTTTGGTGTCTCTTTTCCTAAAGTACCACTTCAACCTCATGTATGGGTAGGATTTGATTATTCTTCGGGAGATCAAAACAAAGGAGACAATACCCTAGGAACATTCAATCCACTTTTTCCACAAGTCGCTCAATTTTTTGGTGAACATGGAGCGATGGATAGAAAAAATCTGACATCTATTTCTGCAAATGTTGATTTTACTGTTTTCAATATTGTAAAATCGAGGTTGACCTATTGGAATTTTCAAAGGTCGAGCTTAAATGATGCGGTTTATAACACATCAAATGGTATATTAAGAACAGGGGAAAGTAATTCTAGAGATTTAGGCGATTCTATGCAATTGTCCTCAGTGATTACTTTAAACCGACATTGGGAGATTTGTGCAACTTATAATTTTTGGGTTCCTGGACAGTATTTCTGGGAAACACAATCAGGAAATGCACATACTCAACATTTCTTTATGCTTACAACACAGTTTACCTTTTAA
- a CDS encoding NAD kinase yields the protein MKYQKLAFLKSGSPKSEEAYNLLLAKHENHSPEDADVIVALGGDGFLLQVLHTYPHLDKPIFGMNRGTLGFLLNEYKDDVDLLERINHSQDVHLCPISVDIEDDQGEHFHYKAYNEVSVIRYSGQSANLQISVNGKVTLEHLNADGVLVATPAGSTAYNFSAHGPIIPLNANLLALTPVSPFRPRRWKGALLPNDVTIEIKNLDPTKRPIGAAADSKEVKNAVHAKVWQDKKDTRHLLFDQDQSLEDRIMLEQFSI from the coding sequence ATGAAATATCAAAAATTAGCATTCTTAAAGTCAGGAAGTCCAAAATCAGAAGAGGCCTATAATTTATTATTAGCAAAACATGAGAACCATTCTCCTGAAGATGCAGATGTAATTGTAGCCTTGGGCGGTGATGGCTTCCTACTACAGGTTCTGCATACTTATCCTCATTTAGATAAACCAATTTTTGGTATGAATCGAGGTACATTAGGATTCTTATTGAATGAGTATAAAGATGATGTTGATTTACTTGAAAGAATTAATCACTCGCAAGATGTTCATCTATGCCCGATTTCAGTAGATATTGAAGATGATCAAGGTGAGCATTTTCATTATAAAGCATACAATGAAGTATCCGTGATTAGATATTCTGGTCAGAGTGCTAATCTTCAAATTTCTGTGAATGGAAAAGTAACTTTAGAACATTTAAATGCAGATGGGGTTTTAGTGGCTACCCCTGCAGGAAGTACAGCATATAACTTCTCTGCTCATGGCCCTATTATTCCACTGAATGCAAATTTATTAGCACTCACACCAGTTTCGCCTTTTAGACCTAGAAGATGGAAAGGGGCATTATTACCCAACGATGTAACGATCGAAATTAAAAACTTAGATCCTACCAAACGCCCTATTGGAGCTGCGGCCGATTCTAAAGAAGTAAAGAATGCAGTTCATGCTAAAGTTTGGCAAGACAAAAAAGATACACGACACCTACTATTTGACCAAGATCAATCCTTAGAAGATAGAATAATGTTAGAACAGTTTAGTATCTAA